Genomic segment of Niallia taxi:
ATGTACTTAAGCTATAGGGGGCTTTTCTTAAATAGAAGGGAAGCCTTTTGTTATGTCACAATCGTGGCAGTTTACTTGTGCGAAATGTTCCTAGTTTAAATGGAGGATGGATACATTACTCCGGTAAAGATTAGGCAGTTCCTTTCGGAACTGAAGGGTTATATCAAAGAATCAAATGATGAGGTAACGCTCGGAAGGGTTCTCTCTTAGTCGAATAGCACTGATTTAGTAAGGATGAAAGTGTTATAAGCTCGATGAAAAGGCATGAGAAATTACCGTATCAGTTCGGCTGACGAAAGCCTACTCGATGGAGTGGTGTAATTCATGGTGCTTGAGTTGAATGAATATGGTGAGAATGCGAAAAAACCTAAAAGTAAAGGTTAAGCTGACAAATTTCTGAATGTACGGGTCTATAACTGCGATACATAGAAATGTGTATATCACCAAATTGTGAGGTTAGCTGTGGGTGAGTAAGAATAACTAATATAAAAACCCATGATACGTTACAGGCGTATGAACGTTAACAGGCTTAAAGGAAGCACCTAAGTTCATTCTATAATAGATATAACTCAACGTTGTAAACTGATAACGTGGAGGACTTACTTCTAATGAAACGATGACAAGGAAAGCAATAATGATACTAGTTACTGCATAACTTGTCTTTATATCAGTGAAAGTGGTGGCACAGTACCTATGAAATGTCTAATCCACATGGAGGGATAGCCACTAGACTAATAAAGATTTATTGAACCAAGTAAGGCAGTTCTTTATCGATTAATAAGGTTCTCGTAAGACTAAAAGAGGTTTAACTCCGAAAGGAGTCACCAACTTATTGAAACGGAAGAAATTGAGGCACAGCGAGTATTATAGTATGCAAGATTGTTTTGACAGACTATATTCTCAAAGTGTCAGTGGTCATAGCTTCTATGAATTAACAGAATTAATGAGTTCTCAAGATAATATACGACTTGCCTACCGGAACATTAAAAGGAACACTGGTAGTAAAACTGGTGGAACTGACAAGTTAACAATTAATGATATTTTGCATTTAACAGTAGAAGATGTAATAGCAAAGGTTCAATCTATGTTTAAAAGGTATGAACCACAAACAGTAAGGCGCGTATTTATTCCAAAAGGAAATGGGAAAACTAGACCTTTGGGTATTCCAACCATATGGGATAGAATTTTTCAACAGTGCATACTTCAAATTTTAGAGCCAATTTGCGAAGCAAAATTCCATAAACATAGTTATGGATTTAGACCGAATCGCAGCACGCATCATGCCAAAGCCAGACTTGAGTTTCTCATTAACCAATCGGGCCTATATCATTGTGTTGATGTGGATATTAAAGGATTCTTTGATAACGTTAATCATAGCAAGCTTTTGAAGCAAATGTGGTCTATAGGTATTAGGGATAAATCACTTCTTTCCATTATATCTAGGCTACTTAAAGCAGAGATTGAAGGGGAAGGAGTACCTATTAAAGGTACTCCGCAAGGAGGTATACTGTCACCTTTATTATCTAACATTGTGTTAAATGAATTAGATTGGTGGGTTAGTGACCAATGGGAAACGTTTGAAAGCAGATATACCTATTCCACCTCTGGTAATAAATATCAGCAGCTAAAGAAAACGTCGTTAAAAGAATGTTTTATCATCCGTTATGCGGACGATTTTAAGGTACTGTGCAGAACTAGGTCACAAGCAATAAGAATGAATTACGCATTGAGAGATTTCTTGAGAAAAAGACTGCAGTTGGAAACTAGCGAGGAGAAATCGAAAGTAATAAATCTAAAGAAAAACTCTTCCGAGTTCCTTGGATTCTTAATAAAGGCTGTAAGGAAAGGAAAAACAAGGTTTGGTTATGTAGCGAGGTCTGATATGTCCAAAAAGGCTAAAGAAAATACCTCCCGACAGATTAAAAAGGCTATAAAAGTAGTCAAAAGAAAACCTTGTGCTGAAACTGTTTGGAATTTCAATACTGTCGTTATGGGTATCCAAAACTATTACGCTTTCGCAACAAACATTACTATTAATCTTAATCAGTTAAACGCTCATCTTCGTAAATCGATATATAATCAATTAAAGAACATTAGAACAGAGGCAAGTATTCATGATATGACAAAAACCTTACAGAAGAGGTACAAGGGTTATAATGTGAGACTATTTAAGATACAACAGATGGTATTTGTCCCCATACATGCCCAGCGTTGGAGAACTCCACTGTGTTTCTCGCAAACGATTTGTAACTTTACTACCGAAGGTAGAGATAAAATACACAATAGCCTGAAAGCTATTGATAAAACAACGCTCTCTTATATCATGAAAAACTACATTCCAAACAGAACAATTGAGTACAATGACAACAGAATCAGTAAGTTTATCGCACAATATGGAAAATGTGCCATATTAGATGAAAAGTTAGGAATTAATGAATGGCACTGCCATCATATAACTCCTTTTTCACTGTCCAGAGATGACAGTTATTCAAACTTGATTGTTGTTCATAAAGCAATACATCAGTTGATACATCTAAGAGACAAAGTTAAAATAAAAAATCTTTTACAATCTTTAAATCTAGATAGAAAGCAGAAAGAAAAAGTAAATAAACTACGATTAAAATGTCAAAATGAAATTATCTAACATTGGAATCCAGCACTCTAACTGCTTAAATACATAGAAAACAATAAATTGGTTTAGTTGGAACGCCGTATGCGGTGAAAGTCGCACGTACGGTGTGAACAGGGGGAAAAGGGAGCGATAACCTCAAACCCTTACCTATCTGTATTAAGTACATTATTTCACATACTAGGAATTTTTAAAATGAAAATCACTGTATAATAGAGTTACTAACTATTTTAACTGGGAGAAATTATGGTTGAAGTATGGATTGTAGAATAAAAAGTTACAAACAAATTCTTAGATGATGCGTTGCCGACTAATCCCATGCTGATTTTGTCCGTTCATCTTTCCTAATCTATTTGATAATAGTTAGTTTTATAGTGATTAAGCTGCTATTGGTTCTTGGATAAATGCATACATATCGGGGATGTCCTTCAACATCTTCTCTTACCCGTTATGAAGGGCAAATATTAAAGATAAAGGAGAGTACCATGTATACAATTGGACAAGTAGCTAAATTTTTGGATGTATCTAGAGATACCTTGAAATTCTATGAGGAAAAGAAGTTAATCAAGCCTAAGCAAAATAGTGAGAATGGGTACAGACAATATAATCATTTTGATATATATGATATAACATCAGTCAATTTCTACAGAGAAATTGATATTGAAATAAAGAAAATACAAGAGTTAAAAAGAAGTAAGAGTATAGAGGGAATACAATCATTAATAGAAGAGAAAGAACAAGAGGTTTTGGAAATAATAGAATATAACAAAATGTTGTTAAAAAAGATTCAGAGTGTAAAAGAAGATTGTGAAAAAATAAGGATTTTTTTAAATACATACACAGTAAAAGCAATGAATCCTTTAGAAATAAAAGGCGAAATGAAGCATTATACCTCATATGAAGAATATGACATTCTAAAAGAAAGCACAGAAAGTTTAAAAAAAGCAGTTATTCTCACATCTTTAAGAAGAGTAATAAGTTTCAATGAAGAAGGTATTCTTGAAGATAAATTTATCATTGTAAAAAAAGTAAAAGATGGTGACAAAGCTATAGAAGGTGAAATACTATCTCATCCAAAATGTATTTATACAGTTGTTGAAGATGGAAGATGGTCAACAGGTGGAAAAAACACTGACCATAAAGTGGAAGAAAGTTTAAGGAAAGCAGCAAAAGAACAAGGGTATGAACTATTGGGGCTTGCTTATGTAAATCTATTGCTTACCACTTATGAAGATGGACTTGAACGTATTTTTTTGGAAATGTATGTACCAATAAAGTGAATTTGATTTGAGTAAACTTCATCTACATCCAGATAGAGGAACAAGCAAAGCCTATACTTACTATTATTACTGGAAGAGTCTTATTGCTCACTTATCGAATAAATAATACAAAAAATTTATTGACCTGTGCCTAACCCCTAGGTTTAAGCTGAAGATATTCGTTAATATAAGCGTTATGGTATTGGCGAAATACTTCGTTATAAGCGGGTGATCTGTATGAGTATAGAAAAGAAATTAAAAAAGCCAGTAGCAAGTTTTATTCTGCTAACCAATATCATTTTTTTACCACTTTTTTTTCTGGTAGGGACCATAAAGATATTGGGATTTCCTACATGGGTTTTTGATTTAGCACGCTGTATATCAGCTTGGTCTTCCACCTTTGCTTTTGCAATATTATTTAAAAAAATCTTTCCTGGGCAGAGCTTTATAGATTTTGTTAAAAATAAATTCAAGACTAAGATTAAATTAACTGTAATCCTCTCTGTTTGTATGATTCAATTGGCCCTATTTATGATCATTTTGTTTCTCATAATGAATAAAAGGGAAGTAGAATCTATTTTTACTATATCTTCATGGGGAATGCTGTTCTATTACTTTTTTAGAAACCTACTGTCTGGACCACTAGGTGAAGAATTAGGGTGGAGAGGTTTTGCTCAAGTTGAGCTTCAAAAGAGATTCTCGCCATTAAAAGCTTCAATTATCATCGGCTTTTGGTGGGGATTGTGGCATCTGCCTATGTGGCTGACTACAGGGTATTGGGGCATGGATTTGATTATTTATATCTTATCCTTTATGATCTCAATCATATCTACTTCAATTATCATGGCCGCATTTTATAATTTAAATCAGAATTTAATCATTCCAATCATCGTCCATCAATTCTTTAATTTTTATATTGGCTTAATAAACGGAAACTTAATCCATTTGATTACGTATAACGCAATTTTTTACTTAACAGCAGCAATAATAATTATAATTATTAACCCCAAAAAAGTTTTGTATGGCATGAATGTTCCTAGCATAAATAATGAAAAGGAATACCGTATTTAGTGATCTTATTGTTCAGTTATATGCTTTGGCTATTTTATGCTAATAATTCATGATTAGGCTGCCATTCGAAGGCGTACCAATACCAGGTTTTGAACTTTTTGAGTTCAGAGACCTCCTTCGGAAACAGAGTAGAGAAGATTCAAGATTTAGTTATTACAGGCAATTGAAGTTAGTTTTAATTTAAAAAATATAATTAAAACATAACAAATTGCATTAGAATGTTCTCTTAACTAGCAATAATTATGTATACGTTTAGACACTTAAACGAACGGGCGTTTTTACCTTAGATAATCTTTCTTATGTTGCTATAAATGGCAGGTTAGCGCCGAAAATAATTAGGTAAAAAATTGAAAAAGGTGAAAATCATGAGTGAGGTTATAAGCTATTATAATCAATATGATGAATGGGGAAGACTTGAAAGAGAGCCTATTGAATTCCAAGTGATCTGCTTCCCTAATTTAAGGAATGCCCTCTTTTGTAAAACTGTATGTATTCACAAACTATGCTTATCTCTAAATATTAATTGGCTCTATCCTTAGTCTCGGTATGTCTGCATATGTAATGATAATTCCTAATCCAAATTACTTTATAATTGGTTTTTCTTATTTAATTTCAGTCATTTTAATTGGTTGGGAAATTGCAGATATTGTTAAAAATAAAACTCAACTATACGATTAGATAACGAAATGGGACTTCTATAAACTAGAGAGTTCCGTTTCGTTATTTAATATAAACAATTAACTTAAACCGCCTTGTTATTAAGGTACTATAGTGGCAGCATTCCGTTATTAAATAATCAAAATTTTTCTTGTGTCACAAACGGGGCTGCATTCCTGTAATAAGTGAAAATGCGGTTTGAAAGAAAAAAGACCTCTTGATAAGATAAATGTGTCCTGAGCTGGCCAGCTAAAAGGGACAAAATATCTACTCGGAGGTCTCACTGTGAATTATAACCAAAATCATAAAATAGCTCAAATCACACCTAAAACCTTAGTGGTTGGTATTGATATTGCCAAACATCATCATGTAGCTAGAGCTCAGGATTATCGTGGAATGGAGCTGGGTTCTACTTGCTTTTTTGATAATACCCAAGAAGGATTTAGGACATTTATTGATTGGATTAATCAAATAAAAGAGTCATGCGAAATGGATTCTGTCATTACTGGAATGGAGCCTACAGGCCATTATTGGCTTAATTTAGCTCATATTCTAAAGGAGGAACAGATTAAGTTCGTAACGGTCAACCCTTTACACGTCAAGCACAGTAAGGAGTTAGATGATAACTCTCCAACAAAAAATGATGTAAAAGACGCAAAAGGCATTGCACAGCTAGTCAAAGATGGTAGATACGCCGAACCAACGATACCACAAGGAGTTTTTGCGGAACTACGTGTGGCTAAGAAATTACGTGATCTATTAAATGTAGACTTACACAAGGACAGGTACACAACTGGATTGATCGATACTTTCCAGAGTTCTTTACCGCTTTTAAAAGTTGGGAAGGCAAGGCAGCTTTACATTTATTAAAACTCGAAGCTTTACCTTACGAACTAGGTGAATATACAGATGAAGAACTACTGGATTATCTAAGGCAAGCAGTGAAAAAAAGTGTAGGAATAAAGAAGATTCGTGCCTTAAAAGAAGCCGCCAATCGCTCGATTGGCATTTGTCAGGGTGCCATGATGGCTAAAATGGAATTAAGAACGTTAATTCAAAAGTATGAACTCATTCAAGCCAAGTTCGAAGAGCTTGACCAAACTCTGGATACACTACTTCAAGATATTCCAGGCGTTGATCAAATGTTAGAGATAACAGGAATTGGACGCGATACAGTGGCGGGTTTCTTCGCTGAAGTAGGCGATTTGAGTGAATACAATCATCCTCGCCAGATAACCAAACTGGCAGGACTTAGCTTAAAAGAAAATACATCAGGTAAGCATAAAGGGAGGACCAGAATAACCAAACGTGGTCGAAAGAAATTACGAGCATTGTTATTCCGGGCATCTATGATTCTAGTAGCCAAGAACAAAGCCTTTAAATCCCTACATCTTTACTACACAACGAGACCTGACAATCCGTTGAAAAAGATGCAGTCTATAATTGCTTTGTGTAATAAGCTCATACGCATTCTATTCTCTATTGGTAAGAAACAGTTTGTATTTCAAGAGGAGAAGATGTTGAAGGACATCCCTCATATGCATGCATTTATCCAAGAACCAATAGCAGCTTAATCACTATAAAACTAACTTTTAATAAATAGATTTGGAAAGATAAACAGACAAAATAAGCATGGGATTAGTCGGCAATGCAACTAACGTAAGGACGTAGATCCTGTGGGGCAGCATGACCGACATCCACCTTATGGAAAGGTTGAACGAAGGAATGTAGGAGCGTAGACTCTGTGAGACTTGGGAGGGTAGACCTCAGTAAGAGATGTGGACATCCATTGGTGCGTATATACCTATTTATCCAACTTTTTGAAATAAACCGAAGGTTGGCTAGTTTCTTGCGCTCATTTTCTTCGTAACAGCTTGATTGTATTCTTTTTTCTCTAATCAAATCTATGAAGTTAAATAGGTTAGATAGCAATATGGAGAAAAACTGCGTATTTAAGAGATAATTGTTTGTTTATTGAGGGAGGTTTGTTGAAGAAGGATATTTAGCTGATATTCAATAATCGGGATACATTGTTGAATAACACTTATGAAAGGTTATTCAACAACGCTTGTAAAGAACTAAAGTGAAGCATTTGTTAAATAAATAAACAAAAGAGGGTGTATGATTTGAAATCATACACTCTCTTTTGTTTTAGAAAATCAAATTTGCAACTTTATTAGC
This window contains:
- a CDS encoding CPBP family intramembrane glutamic endopeptidase, whose amino-acid sequence is MSIEKKLKKPVASFILLTNIIFLPLFFLVGTIKILGFPTWVFDLARCISAWSSTFAFAILFKKIFPGQSFIDFVKNKFKTKIKLTVILSVCMIQLALFMIILFLIMNKREVESIFTISSWGMLFYYFFRNLLSGPLGEELGWRGFAQVELQKRFSPLKASIIIGFWWGLWHLPMWLTTGYWGMDLIIYILSFMISIISTSIIMAAFYNLNQNLIIPIIVHQFFNFYIGLINGNLIHLITYNAIFYLTAAIIIIIINPKKVLYGMNVPSINNEKEYRI
- the ltrA gene encoding group II intron reverse transcriptase/maturase, whose amino-acid sequence is MKRKKLRHSEYYSMQDCFDRLYSQSVSGHSFYELTELMSSQDNIRLAYRNIKRNTGSKTGGTDKLTINDILHLTVEDVIAKVQSMFKRYEPQTVRRVFIPKGNGKTRPLGIPTIWDRIFQQCILQILEPICEAKFHKHSYGFRPNRSTHHAKARLEFLINQSGLYHCVDVDIKGFFDNVNHSKLLKQMWSIGIRDKSLLSIISRLLKAEIEGEGVPIKGTPQGGILSPLLSNIVLNELDWWVSDQWETFESRYTYSTSGNKYQQLKKTSLKECFIIRYADDFKVLCRTRSQAIRMNYALRDFLRKRLQLETSEEKSKVINLKKNSSEFLGFLIKAVRKGKTRFGYVARSDMSKKAKENTSRQIKKAIKVVKRKPCAETVWNFNTVVMGIQNYYAFATNITINLNQLNAHLRKSIYNQLKNIRTEASIHDMTKTLQKRYKGYNVRLFKIQQMVFVPIHAQRWRTPLCFSQTICNFTTEGRDKIHNSLKAIDKTTLSYIMKNYIPNRTIEYNDNRISKFIAQYGKCAILDEKLGINEWHCHHITPFSLSRDDSYSNLIVVHKAIHQLIHLRDKVKIKNLLQSLNLDRKQKEKVNKLRLKCQNEII
- a CDS encoding MerR family transcriptional regulator, encoding MYTIGQVAKFLDVSRDTLKFYEEKKLIKPKQNSENGYRQYNHFDIYDITSVNFYREIDIEIKKIQELKRSKSIEGIQSLIEEKEQEVLEIIEYNKMLLKKIQSVKEDCEKIRIFLNTYTVKAMNPLEIKGEMKHYTSYEEYDILKESTESLKKAVILTSLRRVISFNEEGILEDKFIIVKKVKDGDKAIEGEILSHPKCIYTVVEDGRWSTGGKNTDHKVEESLRKAAKEQGYELLGLAYVNLLLTTYEDGLERIFLEMYVPIK